Proteins co-encoded in one Nicotiana sylvestris chromosome 7, ASM39365v2, whole genome shotgun sequence genomic window:
- the LOC138872819 gene encoding chitin elicitor receptor kinase 1-like, which produces MFESRPRSVLSLGFILITVYLSSNSLPVESRCNKGCDLALGSFFVWRGTNLIHISQLFSVSTRQEIVDYNNNVNIPNQDSVIAGTRINIPFRCDCLDGEFLGHVFPYKVISGDTYAQVASNYSDLTTVDLLKRFNSHPENNIPDDVTLKVVVNCSCGNKDVSKDFGLFVTYPLRPEDNLTAVASTANISAELIRSYNPGANFSAGKGIVFIPGRDSFMDPLNLKRVAFSSCLSCGKEGDILCYTDNRINEG; this is translated from the exons ATGTTTGAATCCAGACCAAGAAGTGTGTTAAGCTTAGGTTTTATCCTTATCACAGTTTACTTATCCTCCAATTCTTTACCAGTTGAGTCCCGTTGCAATAAAGGGTGCGATTTAGCTTTAGGTTCATTCTTTGTTTGGCGGGGGACAAATCTTATTCACATATCACAGTTATTCTCCGTTTCTACTAGACAGGAAATCGTCGACTACAACAACAATGTCAACATACCTAATCAGGACAGTGTCATAGCTGGGACAAGAATTAACATACCTTTCCGTTGTGATTGTTTGGATGGTGAATTCTTAGGCCATGTTTTTCCGTACAAGGTTATATCTGGAGATACATATGCTCAGGTTGCGTCGAATTATTCGGATTTAACGACTGTGGATTTGTTGAAGAGGTTTAATAGCCATCCTGAGAATAATATTCCAGATGATGTTACCTTAAAAGTGGTTGTGAATTGTTCCTGTGGGAATAAAGATGTTTCTAAAGATTTTGGGCTGTTTGTGACGTATCCTTTGCGGCCTGAGGATAACTTGACGGCCGTGGCTTCCACAGCCAATATCAGTGCTGAATTAATCCGGAGTTATAATCCAGGAGCGAATTTCAGTGCTGGAAAAGGGATTGTGTTTATACCTGGAAGAG ATAGTTTTATGGATCCTTTGAACCTTAAACGTGTAGCATTTTCATCATGTTTGTCTTGTGGCAAAGAGGGAGACATACTTTGTTACACTGACAATAGGATAAATGAAGGCTGA